The nucleotide sequence TTcattgtatttattttatgtatAGGAAGCTTTTGGGTTCAATTACACAAATAAATGCAAATAAATCTACTTTTCAGCTACTATCTCTCTGCAGGGATGCTAATGAACCAGATAATAATTTCCCGCACTTTAAATTTTTGGCTTTAGTGGAATGAGAGAGAATGTTGAGTCAGTAGTCAGTATCAATAAAATGCGCACTTTAAGTCCCACTCTTATGACTAGAAGAAACGTGTCATGAAAGTTATAATACAGTTGAGTCACTAAAATGATATATCTTACAGGATGAAATCCATTTTGAAGTAGAAATTCAAGAGCAGCATGACAAAAAAAACCAAATCTTTCCGCATCATTCTGACAACCATATACACAGCCAGTATTGAAGAATCTGCAGAAAAGAATATATAATCTTGTTAATGATCATCTTAAAAACAACGATCATGAAGGTAACAAATGCTTCAAAAAGATATACTTACTGGATGTGTTTATAAAGGCATAAACATTGCAGATACAATCTTAAAACCAATTATCAATATAGACTTCTGAGGTTTTCACAAGTGATAATGACacattggatttttttttcagttttttcatGTTTCCTTGTGATTTAATATGTTTCCACATGAAGAAAATATCTTCCTGCATTCAACTGATTTTGAAGTGGTGATAGAGATTATCTCATTGGCCATGGTTGGTACTCCCCAAAAACTATCATTCAACCTTCTATTGTACTGCTTATGTCTGCAAGAGTACTTCTGTAAAAATTACTCCATAATGAGACACACCTAAATAGCAGAATCTTCTAATACCTGAAAGTATTTAGTCCCCATTTTTGGTATTAAGTAGCTTAGATCTCCCTAAGTTTGTTGAAAGTGTACCAAGCAAATTTCTCATAAGCATGGTTTGACCACCATCACCCTACCAATTTTCTAAAAAGATGGTGCCAACCCTATCAAAGGAATGAACATCCAACAGGAAGATTACATTATTTACATGCAATCAAATGATCTCTAATGGAATCCAAACCTTAGGTTGTTATCAAGgaatttattaataaataaatatcaaGTTCAACTACAAAATATAGTAAGTGCAGCTTATTTTTGCATGTCATATCAAGCCTCAAAGCAAGCATTACTCTAGCATAAAAATTCATCCATCACTGGATTTAAAGTAAATACAAAGGTTACACACCATTGATTGTTAATAAATTATAAAGTAATTTCAGTTCCACATCTTCAGGGCAGATAAGAATTCAATATagtttactttgctctgattaaaATCATCGAAGGTGCTAGCTCTTTAGAATTTCAATGTTTGTATGTATAAAACTACTCATgagttgaaccaataaaccacaAAAAGTAAGAATTTCAAGGCTGGAGAACTAAAACACTTACCCATTTTGAGGCTCCAGAAAGTAGACAGAAAGGCCTTCCACTTTTCCATGCCAGACTTTTATTTCAGTCCCATTCCAAAAATAGGTTTTGTGAAAATTAAAGTCTTTTACCTGAATCAAAAGAAAAAAGTTACAGCTATTACAGGAATAAAAATAACATGAACACACTTACACTATATAGATTTCAATCCAATATGGAGAAATCTCTAGCCATCTATAACTTTGAACAGAACCACTAAAAGAGATGCTTGAAGGTCAACTGCAAGGCATGCTCAACTCATAAAATTTGTCTTCCCCTCCCCCCACCCCCGTCGATTATCAATTAATTTCATTTAAGCTATATCACTCTTTGAAAAGAACATACCAGAAAACTCATGAGAATTTAAATATCTAACGTGGAGTTTTAAGATGTAACAAGTGTCAAGGCAATGGAAAAAGGCTTACATTGCTCAGGTTCAAACAATCATACTTTGGAAGAACAATGTCGACATTGTGATTTAAATCCTGAACTGCCCTGGACAGACTAGTGACAACATCACCAAGGCCTCCAACCTGCAAAAGATACAGACCATCAAANNNNNNNNNNNNNNNNNNNNNTGACACCTAAAAGTCTAAAACTTTCCAGATGCTAACTCAACAAAAGTGAGAATTTTTCAATCATACAACATTTGAAATTCCCCTTTGTCATAGACAGGCATGCAGACAGTAACAACAATCTGCAACTGGTGTGAAGATTTCTTTaataaagagctcagagcataatTCTCTaagacaaaaatattttctgctTCGCACACAGGATAAATGGTAAGGTTTCTTCCTTgtaaattccaaaaaaaaaaaaaattgacaataGAATGATAAGATAGGCATAACATGAACAAGCTAACTTACCTTTGCAATTGGAGCCATCTCAACAGCAATATGGATGATATGCATAGGTGGTTCCTTCGCAATACCTCCAAAAACAGGTACATGATAATCCATTCCAAATTTATTGTCAAAAATTCCACCATCTTCTTTCTCAGAAAATACAAAGTCCATCATGTATGCATCTAGTGGAACCCTAACTGAAAAAGCATCATAGAACTTATTCAGCAATAAGGGTAAGGCAGACACATATACATTATTTccatttttttactttaaaaaaaatacattattTCCTTGAAGTCATGGACCTAAACCCGTGAAAATATTATGAAATTGTCCATCTTAATATGCTATTGTAATATGATACAATGTTCATGGACAACCATTCTGACAATAGATAGTAACTCATGCATTTCACAAATGCCCTAGAGCTTTCTTCATAACCTTTCACAAGAAAACACTCAGCATGTAGATCAATGGCTAGACTACAGTTTGGAAAACACCTTACGAACACAACCCATTAAATAGAAAGACCAGGAATCTGCTAACCACAATTGTACCAGCTAATTCTAGCAGGAGATAATAAAAAACGACCAAGCAACTAAAGAAACATTAAAATCCCCAATACTAATACGTGACAGTTTAATAGGTTCAAATTATGTGTCAAATGTAAAGTAGGAACAGACTCACCAGAGGCTTTGACATGAGTAGTATTCTCTGCAGGTAACATTCTCTGAGGTGGCAATGGACCATTTCGATGGGTCCAACGATTAAATGAGCCTCTAAACCAAACCTCTGGTTTTCCATTCAGATTTGTGTTAGAGGGGTTATAAAATACTGTCGCTGTGCTCCCTGCTTGAACATCAAGAGGCTCAGTAAAGACAATATGCTTTTGAGAAAGCAAAAAACTTTTCAAAGTTCTTTCCTTAGTTTCAGCTTTCATGAGAGCTGTTTTTTCAGCCTGCAACAAGAAAAAGTCCAATAACTAAGATTACCGGCTTGAACAGATGTCATCAAATTCAATTCTATTAGAAACCGAATTCAATTGTATTATGAATGAGTTCTTATATTTGAAATACACCGGtaaattacataattaaattcaattacaTATTGTTTGGACTGTATATGAAATTAATTGAATTCTTTATTTTGACTATCTCGTCCTTCATGAATAAAAGAGGCAACATACTAGATAATGTTTAAGGGTGTTTTggatatattaatttaaattgtaAGTCTTACTGAAACAAATTAGACCTATCTTGGTCTAATTTACTTTTGAACGTTTTTACATAATTGAATTCTCTTTGCATTTTAATTACAGGCCAGGGAATTGAATTCAAATTCTTTATAAAATTCAATTCCAGGGATCTCCAAACAACCTGGAAACTAGAATTCTTGTACGTGACATCTAATATTTCAGATAAACAGTGCATTAAGGATCAATCTAGCATAGCACAGCCATCACAGCTTAAGAATTCAAAGTATCAGCCTTACCAAAACCAACATGGTGAATTTCATATACTGTACATGAGATACCACATTACAATCATATATTCCCCACTAATTTTTCCATATTTTCAAATAGAAAAGAACATAAGCAGAAACAGACAgcctaaatattttatttatgccAACATGGTATGTTAGCTAGAGCCTCATTATGGTAATCTGGAAGTCATTTCATGTAAAGACTAACCTTGGCACGTATAGCTTCCTCCCTTAGCCTCCTTTCCTGCTGGAGTTTTTGATATACCAACTGCTCTTCCCCAGCCCAATACTCTTCATCAGGTGTAAACTTTGTGACACTAGCATGGAAGTCTTGACGGCGATTGTTATCATACACATTTGCTTTGCCAGGAGGACCATTAGCAAAGACCCAATCCAGGACAACGGCTTCATCAGGCACAACAACTGCATCAAATGAGAGAGAACTAAAGAAGTTGCTTTAACATCAAGATAATTCTAAGGAAAAGCTCAAGATTCCCATTTTTAATATTAAGGATATCATCGAAATAGCTGTTTATCTTTTCTTATGGCCTTAACAAGTAATTGACCTGACCTGCTTTGAACATTAATAACTTATTCTAAGCCACTTCCAAAAGTATCACATTTTGACACCTCACAAAAGAAATTTGTATATCTCTTTGTCAGCAAGAATGCTGACAATAGAAACCAAAATAATGAGTTAGAAATGCtaatacaatttttaaaattcaaaattttgaataaGATGGAGGATAACTACATAAATCTCCTAACCCCAAACTCTGCAAACACAATCATGTATCAACAGAACCATAAAATATAGCATTACAATACAACACATTTACATAGTTTTTTTAACTTCAATTACATCTACGGATCTGTTTCTAAGATAAACAGATCTCACATAGCGGTTGTTCCTAACTTCCTACACTTTCTGTAcccattaaaaaattaatttcaatgaaaaagatataaaagaaCAGAAGATAAGGAATAGAAGATGTAAGTCAGCATACCATCAGCATACCACCAATCACCGTCTTCTGAACCTGAGTTGAGAAGCCTTTCAGCAATTGACAATCCATCCTTCCAATCATTATACCCGCCATGAATCCATACTTCATTTGAATGTGCAAGAGGCCCAGAGCTTCTGTTATAACATAATCTGACCGAGTCCTTGCCTTCAAATTCATTAGGTTCCACATACCAAACGGTGTCGACGGATTTCGTAGCCTTTTGCATTAATTGCTGCAACACTTCTCTCCTTCTCGCGATCTCCCCCCTAGCCAGTGACCTGTCCTCTTCTTGAGCAATTCTCTCTGCTTCAATTTGCCTCTGCTCTTCTTCCTGTCTTTCCCTTTCAGCCTGTTCCTTTGCCAGCCTTTCTGATTCTTTACGTTTCTCGTCAAGTAAGAAATCTTCAAATGCATTTGCACTCATTCCACCATCAACAGGTATCGAGTAATCATTTTTGTCATTATTGTCATACACACTTTGCCCATTGAAGAACACAAAGTTTACTTTATAAGCTTCCATTGGAACATGCACCTGGCAAGACCACCAATCACCATTAAGATGTGTTTTATTTAACTTTATAGTAAAAGACTTCCACTTCCAATCATTAAATGCACCCATAATCAGAACATCTGGCTCGTTACTTAAAATTGAAAGACTCCTGTTAAGGAACAGTTCTATATCTTGATTGGGCTTAACTACGGGAGGATATACAAACAGCTTGTTCCCCAGTGAAATGTTTTCCTCTGCAATCCTCTCTATTTCTTGTTTACGATAATTTGCTTCCAACCCTAACTTGAAAAGATGTGAagcttcttcatttactttatcaTCAACATCAATTTCTGCATAGTCTAGTGGCTTTGCCTCTTTATCTTCTCCATTCGCAACATCCCCAATGGAAGTGTCTACAACATTCCCCTCATCAATTGCAGAAACTTCTGCATGTTCTCCAACGGCGCCTTCTTCCTCGGCATCAATGTTAACATCAAGGGTTTTCTTATCATCCCCTGACACCTCACTAACTGTTGGGGTCAAAGAATCACCCTTGATTCCAGTACCCTACGCGGAAAATCTAACAAAAGACAAAGGCCAATTACAGAAACGAAAACGGGTGGTTTGGGACATCATCACTATAAGTATGACGAAGCAAAAGAACAAACCTGAAGAACTAGCGTTAATGCAAGAAGAAACACAACCAGCCTTGAAGTCACGTCTCCACTGTGAACACCGAAGCAAATAAAGTGTGATTCGGAGATATTTAGCAAATGCATGAAATCGAGATCTAACAAACCACCGTTCGTAATGATTAAATTAAAATAGCATTAAGAAAGCATGAAATTGGAATGACTTCAGAAACCaaacaaataatatatatatatcacgGGAATAAGGAGTGACTGACAGTTGATGCTCCGtgaggagagaagaaaaagaaggccGGAGCACCAAATGGCGTCGTCTTCTTCAGCTGAAAAAAGCTTCTTCTATCGCCAAACGCCGTCGTTTTGCAGTGCACTTGCAGTTGCAGCGACATCTCCATTCCTATTAGTATGTGCCTTCCAATTCCTTCCAATAATTCTTCCTCACAACAACTACACTATTACGTAAATTTAAATATACGAGCAATTATTCATCCAGCAATCATTCTCCCTTTGAACCTGTCCAATCAAAACAATTAATCTTTCgtattataaataataaattaatataatgCTGTAAGAATTAGGGGACGAAATAATATATATAGTTGTAGTGTACTGATAACGGCGGAGAAGAGTGTAGTATCTGAGCCATACGTTGATTATGATACTCTGTATATTAGCCGCATCGTATTGGTTTTGGAGCGGTAAGGCGATCGTTGGTTTCTCTTTCCTTGTGTTGTATTGATGAAATTGACGGTGGATGTTGATCTTGTGATTGGTGTTAACGTGGGGTTGGATGCAGAGTAGAGGGGACCAGAGATATTGGTTGAGAAAGCAACGGTGAGAAAAGGAATTGGTCTCAATTTGCGATTTGCACgtaaatttcaattcaatttatgaaatctttatttatttatttaatatctaCCTTTTATGAATTTGACTagtattatattttaaaatattttttatgcatAAATATTAAAAGAATATTGACATTGTTAATTGGATATCATATTAGactttataaaataattattattttaattttgatattcaaataatttaaaaataactaatttataaatagtatttattaaaaaaaattttccaaaacaagactcatttttttatgaatttctatTATATATTGATTTTGTATGTTTTTAATTATAtgaagttaatttttttaaattccaaaatacaaattaaatataCTGAATTAGGGGAGAAAAACTTATGGTCAGTTTAATTCAAATTTCGGAGATTCATAAATTTAAGGATTATATTTGTGTAAATTCATAGATTAGAGAATcgattttgtgttttaaaaatttttaaaaagttaaattttacaaattgaatggTCACATttataattttcatataaaaaaaataccaaatttTACACATGGTTAAAAAATACTGTTCTAAAtccaaaatcaaaattaaaaaatgtcAAAACAAATGATACAtatcatattttattttgttttaatttatatgttaGAGATTTTTGTATATGTTAATTACGTTGAATTTTTGTTTGGATTATATTCTATTTGGATTATattctaattatttaaatttgtatCGTTATAAGAAGAGAATACTATCACCAAATtataatagaaattttttttattttaatttgtatgtTGAAGATTTTTGTGTAGGttaattatgttgaatttttgttTGGATTATATTCTAATTTGATACATTTAGTTAAATAGTATTTGATTTTAGGATGTATTTATCATCTATCCTAAAGGCACGTGTTAAGACTAAAAATTAAAACTTAATATCTTTATATACCTGTGAGTATCCGCttcttccacaagaagaaaataaacaaaaatccaTAAAGAAATAAAAGGGATATAAAAAAcgttttattaaataaaatagaagacaggGAGCATCTTCTCCACTAAAATTCTATTGTCATTCTTAAATATGAgtcatatttataaaatttaaaaactaaaaattgaaaCTTACTTACAAATTTAAAGATCAATTTGAGTATTAAGTCGTCATTTAGATTCATGTCATCAAATGGAGGCTTGCCATGTAGGGAACTTTACACGAGGTTTGTGCCAATTGCCAAATCCAGACATGTATTAATTCCCTATTTGCATTAATTTATGGGTAAACTGTTGTTTGTTGTCCTTTTGTTAGTTTTGGgttaagttttatttttgtttttagattTTATTgccatatttttatattttaatcaaaattaaatattttttattctttaattcttttttcttttggaatataattaagaacaaaaattaaGGGAAgagaaataattttaaaaagtaaaactaaaaaataaaaaaggggaaccTGGTGGCCATAGTGAATGGACTTCATCATAGCGTAGCAGCTGTCTTTGCCGCCACTAACGAGCGCCACCACCTTCATACTCGCTCACTTACTCACTCACTGAACTGAACTGAAGACTTGAGTTTTAGGGCAAAAAGGGTAATtaccaaggttgcgagaatcAAACCGGTCATTGAACCGATCAAGTgatggttcaatggttcaatgaTCTAACCGAGGTTGAACCGCAGTTGAACCAGTTTAAAAAAAGTTCAACAATAACTTTTAATAATCAGTAATCAAGTAATCAATAACTTAACAGCATCATTTCCATTTCCCACAAAGGAGTAAAGGACTGAATAGTAAAGATCCTCAAATCCAGAAGCATACAATGGTAACACAAAACAAAGTTCAATTCAGTTACAAATTCCTAAACCTGCTGAATATAAGAGAGCCAAAGCGTATAATCATATTTAGTTTTTGGTATTCTAATCAATTAATCAGCAACATGATTCTGACTTTTGAATCCAAACTAGACTGAAAACACATCAGCAACGAAAACTAAATTGAATCCAATTCCAAACTCAGAAtgcaaattaaattgaattcagaATCGCACCAGCATTCaacaaattaataaattaacCATCAATAAAATTAACTCATGAAATCAGAAAATCTGAAATCCAGCAAATTCCctatttgaattaatttatgGGTAAACTATTCTTTGTTGTCCTTTTGTTAGTTTTgggttaagttttattttgtttctagaTTTTATTgccatatttttatattttaatcaaaattaaatattttttcaaacattttttattctttaaatcttttttcagaatattattttttcttttattattcttctattatttttactattaaacACTAATTACCATTATGGTTCCTATAATTATGATTGTTGctgttatttaaaagaaaataataatagaaaaatgaATATGTtgggaaaaaattaattttaacaaaactaaaattaaataaaataagatgtttgaaataaaaaatacaaatattaaaaacaaaattaaaatttagcaCTAAAACTTTATGCTTCATAAAGATTCACTTAAATTAACTGGAAAAAAAATTAAGTGAAATCTAATCTTTAAATAATTTGTTCAATTTTCTTTatggcgagagagagagagagaggagtagGTTAAGCTTGTAATCAACTAGTTAATACACGTGCATGGTGTGCTCTTATTTTGGTTTACATGAGATCTGTGTAATTTTGTTCAAAGGCTCTGAGCAATTTATGCTTTCCTACTATTACGAGGTCAAAAATAAATATGCGgcgattatttttagaattactATATCTCAGAATGTGATTATGTCTGAGTTAGTTATAACTGTCATTTTATTCTATTATGCATAGTTACTAGTTTATAATTATTCATGTAAAATTTAcacattcaaaaatttcaaaaactacaCACTCGAATTTTTAGAACTGTACATCCCAAATCCTGTTGACTAATTATTGgctaatttgtatttttttttctaattttatccTATTTCAAAAATGTTGCAATAACTGCTATCAGCTATAATTATATTAACATATACTATAATTTTAGTATCTGAAATGTGACCTATTCTTTttgataaatttattaaaaaggaATCATGCTTGTATAAATTATTTAAATCTCATCATTGTTGCATTCTACTTTATCGAGTAAATTTTCTAACATCAAATTAAAgaatatagatatattttttcCATAGAAAATACAGTGGCTGACAATCCTCCAGCTAAGCGCATAAATATAGAAGGTTCTTTACATGAATGAATggctaaaacaaaaaaaaaatgatgttATTCAAGAATTAAAATCCAGAAATAAGAGCTATGTTACCTCAATTGGTTTGTTAAGActattcaaaaaatatattttaatttataaatcatACATAATAAATCAAGCTGCATATCAATTTATGTATCAAAAATTAGCAAAATGCACTTTCAGTGTACAATAGTTAATATATAATGAAGAAAAGATAAGCTAATGTAGGacatcaaaattaaaatgaaataataTGAATTGACAGAAATGTGGTTGGTACACCAAAGAATGAATGGTATGATCTGTTAGTGTTAAAAAAAAATGGAGAAGTGACAAACTGTGAGACCGAACAACCTTTTACACTGCTATACATGTATTATgactttttctttcttccttcttctaaAAGAAGTGGTGCTACAACGGTATCATATGTTTTCTGGTGAGGGACTACTCCCTTTAGAATCATGTAGTCATGCAATGCAATCACCTCGTCAGGACTACATGTCTTGATGAAGTGAGTAACAAGTGTAGTGTATGTTACAAAATCAGGCCGAATACCCTGGACAATCATCATCTTCGTCAATTCGTTTGCTTCTTCCTCGCAACCACACTTGCAGAGAAGGTTTATCAGTGTATTATACGTGACTCTATTCGCAGAAATTCCCAAGCTCTTCATTTCGATACTTTATCAATCTGTCCGCCAGTGCAATATCCACTAATTAAGGTATTAAAGGTCGTTGCATCAAATAATCTTCTCTTTCGCAATTCATCAACTATGTATTCTACAGCATCTATTGAGGCCATTTTACACAGACCATTAATGACAGAATTTTATATTGTCAAGTTAGGCTTCTCATCCATCTTTATCATCCAATCAAAAACTTGAAGCGCGTCGTTTGTGTTACCTAGTTTACAGTATCCATCAATCACAGTTCCATATGTATAAACATCAGGAGCTAGGCCACGGGTAATCATGCTGCCCAATAGTTGCTTGGCAACCGCCATGTTTTTCCTTTTGCATATATGGTTAAGAAGTATGTTATGAAAAAAAGAATCCTGTATTAGGTTATGTTCTAAAATCTGGCTATGAAGCTTAAGAGCTTCAGTCAGATATCCTTTTCTGCAAAGGCCTTTGGTAAGGATTGCATAGGAGTAGTGATCAGGGCATATATGCTTATCAATCATGTCAGCTAGTAGCAAAGAAGCTTCCTCAATACCTCATTCATGATAAAGCCAATGTA is from Arachis ipaensis cultivar K30076 chromosome B01, Araip1.1, whole genome shotgun sequence and encodes:
- the LOC107612781 gene encoding soluble starch synthase 3, chloroplastic/amyloplastic, whose amino-acid sequence is MHLLNISESHFICFGVHSGDVTSRLVVFLLALTLVLQGTGIKGDSLTPTVSEVSGDDKKTLDVNIDAEEEGAVGEHAEVSAIDEGNVVDTSIGDVANGEDKEAKPLDYAEIDVDDKVNEEASHLFKLGLEANYRKQEIERIAEENISLGNKLFVYPPVVKPNQDIELFLNRSLSILSNEPDVLIMGAFNDWKWKSFTIKLNKTHLNGDWWSCQVHVPMEAYKVNFVFFNGQSVYDNNDKNDYSIPVDGGMSANAFEDFLLDEKRKESERLAKEQAERERQEEEQRQIEAERIAQEEDRSLARGEIARRREVLQQLMQKATKSVDTVWYVEPNEFEGKDSVRLCYNRSSGPLAHSNEVWIHGGYNDWKDGLSIAERLLNSGSEDGDWWYADVVVPDEAVVLDWVFANGPPGKANVYDNNRRQDFHASVTKFTPDEEYWAGEEQLVYQKLQQERRLREEAIRAKAEKTALMKAETKERTLKSFLLSQKHIVFTEPLDVQAGSTATVFYNPSNTNLNGKPEVWFRGSFNRWTHRNGPLPPQRMLPAENTTHVKASVRVPLDAYMMDFVFSEKEDGGIFDNKFGMDYHVPVFGGIAKEPPMHIIHIAVEMAPIAKVGGLGDVVTSLSRAVQDLNHNVDIVLPKYDCLNLSNVKDFNFHKTYFWNGTEIKVWHGKVEGLSVYFLEPQNGFFNTGCVYGCQNDAERFGFFCHAALEFLLQNGFHPDIIHCHDWSSAPVAWLSKEQYTHHGLSKAKVVFTIHNLEFGAQLIGKAMAYADKATTVSPTYSREVAGNPAVAPHLHKFHGIINGIDPDIWDPYNDDFIPVPYTSENVVEGKRAAKEALQQRLGLKRGDLPLVGVISRLTHQKGIHLIKHAMWRTLERGGQVVLLGSAPDPRIQREFEDLASQLQSAHHDHARFCLSYNEPLSHLIYAGADFILVPSIFEPCGLTQLTAMRYGSIPVVRKTGGLYDTVFDVDHDTDRAEAQGLEPNGFSFDGADVGGVDYALNRAISAWYDARDWFNSLCKAVMEQDWSWNRPALDYLELYQSACKLVDGKGGAN